In a single window of the Pirellulales bacterium genome:
- the ilvD gene encoding dihydroxy-acid dehydratase, which yields MPIHLNKYSSRITQVKSQGASQAMLYGTGLKPEDFEKAQVGIASMWYEGNTCNMHLNGLAAKVKEGVEAAGMVGMRFNTIGVSDGISMGTEGMSYSLQSRDLIADSIETVMHAQWYDANISIPGCDKNMPGCLIAMGRVNRPSLMVYGGTIKPGHRNGDKLDIVSAFQCYGEYLAGNLSDDEREQVVRKSCPGAGACGGMYTANTMASAIEAMGMSLPYSSSIPAEDPEKLDECVRAGQAIRVCLERDLKPRDIMTRRAFENAMVVVMAVGGSTNAVLHLIAMARAVGVELAIDDFQKVSNRVPYLADLKPSGRFVQEDLHKVGGTPAVMKYLLEKGLLDGDCPTVTGKTIAQNLAGLPGLSSGQEIVQTLEKPIKPSGHIQILKGNLAPAGAVAKITGKEGERFAGVANVFDSEEEMLAALERKEIKKGDVVIIRYEGPKGGPGMPEMLTPTSAIMGAGLGKDVALLTDGRFSGGSHGFIVGHVTPEAQEGGPIALVENGDRIVIDAGRNLLEVEISDAELTARRARWKAPPYKASRGTLYKYIKNVKSASEGCVTDE from the coding sequence ATGCCCATCCATCTCAACAAATACAGTTCCCGCATCACGCAGGTCAAAAGCCAGGGCGCCAGCCAGGCGATGCTCTATGGCACCGGGCTCAAGCCGGAAGACTTCGAGAAGGCCCAGGTCGGCATCGCCAGCATGTGGTATGAGGGAAACACCTGCAACATGCACCTCAATGGTCTCGCCGCCAAGGTCAAGGAAGGCGTCGAGGCGGCCGGCATGGTGGGCATGCGGTTCAATACCATCGGCGTCAGCGACGGCATTTCGATGGGCACCGAAGGCATGAGCTACTCGCTGCAATCGCGCGACCTGATCGCCGACTCGATCGAGACCGTCATGCACGCCCAGTGGTACGACGCCAATATCTCCATTCCCGGCTGCGACAAGAACATGCCCGGCTGCCTGATCGCCATGGGCCGCGTGAACCGCCCGTCGCTGATGGTCTACGGCGGCACCATCAAACCCGGCCATCGCAACGGCGACAAGCTCGACATCGTTTCGGCCTTTCAATGCTACGGCGAATATCTGGCCGGCAATCTCAGCGACGACGAGCGCGAGCAGGTGGTCCGCAAAAGTTGTCCGGGGGCCGGCGCCTGCGGCGGCATGTATACCGCCAACACCATGGCCTCCGCCATCGAAGCGATGGGCATGTCGCTCCCCTACAGCTCGTCGATTCCCGCCGAAGACCCGGAAAAACTCGACGAGTGCGTGCGCGCGGGCCAGGCGATTCGTGTTTGCCTGGAGCGCGACCTCAAACCGCGCGACATCATGACCCGTCGGGCGTTCGAGAACGCGATGGTCGTGGTGATGGCCGTGGGCGGCTCGACCAACGCCGTACTGCACCTGATCGCCATGGCGCGGGCCGTGGGCGTCGAGCTTGCGATCGACGACTTCCAGAAAGTGAGCAACCGCGTGCCCTACCTCGCCGATCTCAAGCCGAGCGGCCGCTTCGTGCAGGAAGATCTTCATAAAGTCGGCGGCACGCCCGCCGTGATGAAATACTTGCTGGAGAAAGGTCTGCTCGACGGCGATTGCCCGACCGTCACCGGCAAAACGATCGCCCAGAACCTGGCGGGCCTGCCGGGCCTTTCGTCCGGGCAGGAGATCGTGCAGACGCTGGAAAAGCCGATCAAACCGAGCGGGCATATTCAAATTCTCAAGGGCAATCTCGCGCCGGCCGGAGCGGTGGCGAAGATCACCGGCAAAGAGGGCGAGCGGTTCGCCGGCGTGGCCAACGTGTTCGATTCCGAAGAAGAAATGTTGGCGGCCCTGGAACGCAAGGAGATCAAAAAGGGCGACGTGGTGATTATCCGCTACGAAGGCCCGAAGGGCGGGCCGGGCATGCCCGAAATGCTCACACCCACCTCGGCCATCATGGGCGCCGGCCTGGGCAAAGACGTGGCCTTGTTGACCGACGGGCGTTTTTCCGGCGGATCGCACGGCTTCATCGTCGGGCACGTCACGCCCGAGGCCCAGGAAGGCGGGCCGATCGCCCTGGTCGAAAACGGCGACCGGATCGTGATCGACGCCGGCCGCAACCTGCTGGAAGTCGAAATCAGCGACGCCGAGCTGACCGCCCGCCGCGCTCGCTGGAAAGCTCCGCCCTACAAGGCAAGCCGCGGCACGCTTTACAAGTACATCAAGAACGTCAAGAGCGCGTCGGAAGGCTGCGTGACGGACGAGTGA
- a CDS encoding ferritin-like domain-containing protein, producing the protein MMPANQNVIEMLQAAYSMELETVMNYLANSINLDGVRAEEIKKSLQADITQELGHATQLGNRIKQVGGLVPGSLRVKLGNQTQPTENTTDVVGVIKAVIAAEEAACAQYRKIIKATEGEDYVTQDLCIQLLGAEEEHLILFQGFLKEYTQP; encoded by the coding sequence ATGATGCCCGCCAACCAAAACGTCATCGAAATGCTTCAGGCGGCCTACAGCATGGAGCTGGAGACCGTCATGAATTACCTGGCCAACAGCATCAATCTCGACGGCGTGCGGGCCGAGGAGATCAAGAAGTCGCTGCAGGCCGACATCACACAAGAACTGGGGCACGCCACCCAACTTGGCAACCGCATCAAGCAGGTGGGCGGGCTGGTGCCCGGCTCGTTGCGGGTGAAGCTCGGCAACCAGACGCAGCCCACGGAGAACACCACCGACGTGGTGGGCGTCATCAAGGCGGTGATCGCCGCCGAAGAGGCCGCTTGCGCCCAGTATCGCAAGATCATCAAGGCCACCGAGGGCGAAGACTACGTGACGCAGGACCTCTGCATTCAGCTATTGGGGGCCGAAGAGGAACACCTGATCCTGTTCCAAGGGTTTTTGAAGGAATACACGCAGCCGTGA
- a CDS encoding tetratricopeptide repeat protein has translation MKDYRVAWFVGVVWILVATSSSAEPNAAQPADPSLWVARAIVWLRKGDDDKALDGLSEATRLDSKNAFAFASRASLYYRRQQYDAALSDADRAILLAPKQEYGFTVRGTTRLALQQFDKALGDLDEAIRLGASDVATIANRALVHFSMRHLDAAIADLTQAISIKSDDPRLYQLRAGAWEMKGDRASAIIDLTEYLRLRPDDVDAYFVRASIFAEDEEFEKALSDFAEMIRLAPDSAIAYAGRAGCR, from the coding sequence ATGAAGGACTATCGCGTCGCTTGGTTCGTCGGGGTGGTATGGATTCTCGTTGCGACCTCATCGTCTGCTGAGCCGAACGCCGCCCAGCCCGCAGATCCTTCGCTGTGGGTGGCGCGTGCAATCGTCTGGCTGCGAAAGGGTGACGACGACAAAGCTCTCGACGGCTTGAGCGAGGCCACTCGCCTCGACTCGAAAAACGCCTTCGCGTTTGCCAGCCGCGCCTCGCTGTATTACCGTCGGCAGCAGTATGACGCGGCATTGTCTGACGCCGACCGTGCCATTCTGCTGGCTCCGAAGCAGGAGTACGGCTTCACCGTCCGAGGGACGACGCGCTTGGCGCTGCAACAATTCGACAAGGCGTTAGGCGACCTTGATGAGGCCATTCGCCTCGGTGCGAGCGACGTGGCGACCATAGCGAACCGCGCGCTTGTCCACTTTTCAATGCGGCACTTGGACGCGGCAATCGCCGACTTGACGCAGGCAATCTCGATCAAGAGCGATGATCCCCGTCTTTATCAATTGCGGGCGGGAGCCTGGGAAATGAAGGGCGATCGAGCGAGCGCCATAATCGACCTGACCGAATACCTGCGGTTGCGCCCCGACGACGTAGACGCTTATTTCGTGCGCGCGTCGATCTTTGCCGAGGATGAGGAGTTCGAGAAAGCATTGAGTGACTTCGCAGAAATGATTCGTCTCGCTCCTGACAGCGCCATTGCCTACGCGGGCCGCGCCGGTTGCCGGTAG
- a CDS encoding HEAT repeat domain-containing protein — MSNYETIDAASPDDHLPPVEPPNAGFIVQLFVIPALIVVIMFALGGGIKWLVERDNNPEAYVDALRRNNDARWQAAHDLADVLRNPRNAKLKDDARLAEQLAGILNKELDEGSLDKNPIELRIYLCHLLGEFHSPEVLDVLLKAAGTERDAAESAVRFAAMKALAVWLDGSPHDKTVVERRLMPAILAASRDERPLLRSTAAFALGAADTPEATKRLERMLVDSYPDVRYNAATMLARHGDTRAVEVLAEMLDERQTSSLEKEEQAEARDYKRDLIVVNALRATKDLAEKNPAADLAPLAEAVERLSGSELPAAIRVQAKDVSIELNQRRK, encoded by the coding sequence ATGTCGAACTACGAAACCATCGACGCCGCTTCGCCCGACGATCACTTGCCGCCGGTCGAACCGCCCAACGCCGGTTTTATCGTGCAACTGTTCGTGATTCCGGCGTTGATCGTCGTTATCATGTTCGCCCTCGGCGGCGGCATCAAGTGGCTTGTGGAGCGCGACAACAATCCCGAGGCCTACGTCGATGCCTTGCGGCGGAACAACGACGCCCGCTGGCAGGCGGCCCACGACCTGGCCGACGTGCTGCGCAACCCGCGCAACGCGAAGCTCAAAGACGATGCCCGGCTGGCCGAGCAACTGGCCGGCATTCTCAATAAAGAGCTCGACGAGGGCAGCCTCGATAAGAATCCGATCGAGTTGCGGATTTATTTGTGTCACTTGCTGGGCGAGTTTCATAGTCCGGAGGTGCTGGACGTGTTGTTGAAGGCGGCCGGCACCGAGCGCGACGCGGCGGAGTCGGCGGTGCGTTTCGCCGCCATGAAAGCCCTGGCCGTATGGCTGGACGGCTCGCCGCACGACAAGACCGTGGTCGAGCGGCGACTGATGCCGGCAATTTTGGCGGCTTCGCGCGACGAACGGCCCTTGTTGCGGTCCACCGCCGCTTTCGCCTTGGGCGCGGCCGACACGCCGGAAGCGACGAAGCGCCTCGAGCGAATGCTGGTCGATAGCTACCCCGATGTACGCTACAATGCGGCCACCATGTTGGCCCGGCACGGCGACACCCGCGCCGTCGAGGTGCTGGCCGAGATGCTCGACGAGCGGCAAACATCGTCGCTGGAAAAGGAAGAACAGGCTGAGGCGCGGGACTACAAGCGCGATTTGATTGTGGTGAACGCTCTGCGGGCAACCAAGGATCTCGCCGAGAAGAACCCCGCGGCCGACCTGGCCCCGCTGGCCGAGGCGGTGGAGAGATTGAGCGGCTCGGAGTTGCCGGCTGCTATTCGGGTGCAGGCCAAAGACGTGTCGATCGAACTGAACCAACGGAGGAAATGA
- the ndk gene encoding nucleoside-diphosphate kinase, which produces MERTLILLKPDCVERRLVGRILARFEDKGLNLIAMKLIRITPDLAKRHYAEHVSKPFYPALEKFITGGPVVAAIVEGLEAIRVVREMLGATSGLKAAAGTIRGDFSSSRQMNLVHASDGPDAAAREIELYFKPDEICPSEPTLTPWFRAPDEG; this is translated from the coding sequence ATGGAACGGACGTTAATTCTGCTCAAACCCGACTGCGTCGAACGGCGGCTGGTCGGACGCATCCTCGCGCGATTCGAAGACAAGGGGCTGAACCTGATCGCCATGAAGCTGATCCGGATCACACCCGACCTGGCAAAGCGGCACTACGCCGAGCACGTCTCGAAGCCGTTTTATCCGGCGTTGGAGAAGTTCATCACCGGCGGCCCGGTGGTGGCCGCGATCGTCGAAGGGCTGGAGGCCATCCGCGTGGTCCGGGAGATGCTCGGCGCCACCAGCGGTTTGAAGGCCGCGGCCGGTACCATCCGCGGCGACTTCAGTTCCAGCCGCCAGATGAACCTGGTCCACGCCTCCGACGGCCCGGACGCCGCCGCCCGCGAGATCGAGTTGTATTTCAAGCCCGACGAAATCTGCCCCTCTGAACCAACGCTCACTCCGTGGTTCCGGGCACCGGATGAGGGATGA
- a CDS encoding Mrp/NBP35 family ATP-binding protein — MSDEITEALTGLKDPETGRGVTQQGQVRDVTREGDRLSLTLALSTHSAPLWKRTQDECVELLRGRFPSLKEIDVRLAVHPRPPQKLGEIGLTAKTVIAVGSGKGGVGKSTLAASLAYGLKRAGSVVGLLDADVYGPSIPHLVGVNQRPEIVDKKIKPIEAAGMKVMSMGFLVPPGEAVVWRGPMLHGAITQFLRDTAWGDLDYLIIDMPPGTGDIALTLSQLLPLTGAVVVCTPQDVALLDAVKAIAMFRKVNIPVLGMIENMSYFLCPNCGQRYDIFGSGGARKRAADLEIPFLGEVPINIQIRVNGDAGQLADNYTAAAGAEFFEAICFNLAKNLADTHRAAPPLPKLSIL, encoded by the coding sequence ATGTCTGACGAAATCACCGAAGCCTTGACCGGCCTGAAAGACCCTGAAACCGGCCGCGGCGTCACGCAGCAAGGGCAAGTGCGCGACGTGACTCGTGAGGGCGACCGGCTGTCGCTCACGCTGGCCCTGTCGACTCATTCGGCGCCGCTCTGGAAACGCACCCAAGACGAATGCGTCGAGCTGCTTCGCGGTCGTTTCCCGTCGCTGAAAGAGATCGACGTGCGGTTGGCCGTCCATCCGCGTCCACCGCAAAAGCTGGGCGAGATCGGGCTGACCGCCAAGACGGTGATCGCCGTGGGGTCGGGCAAAGGGGGCGTGGGCAAAAGCACCCTGGCCGCCAGCCTGGCTTACGGCCTGAAGCGGGCCGGGTCGGTCGTGGGACTGCTGGACGCCGACGTCTACGGACCCAGCATTCCGCACCTGGTGGGCGTCAACCAGCGGCCGGAAATCGTCGACAAAAAGATCAAGCCGATCGAGGCGGCCGGCATGAAGGTCATGTCGATGGGCTTTCTGGTGCCGCCGGGCGAGGCCGTGGTGTGGCGCGGGCCGATGCTGCACGGCGCCATCACGCAGTTCCTGCGCGACACCGCCTGGGGCGATCTCGACTATTTGATTATCGACATGCCGCCGGGCACCGGCGACATCGCGCTCACGCTCTCGCAACTGTTGCCGCTGACGGGCGCGGTGGTGGTTTGCACTCCGCAAGACGTGGCCCTGCTGGACGCCGTGAAAGCGATCGCCATGTTCCGCAAGGTGAACATCCCGGTGCTGGGCATGATCGAAAACATGAGCTATTTTCTTTGCCCGAATTGTGGTCAGCGGTACGACATCTTTGGCAGCGGCGGGGCGCGCAAGCGGGCGGCGGATTTGGAGATCCCGTTTTTGGGCGAAGTGCCGATCAACATTCAGATTCGCGTGAACGGCGACGCCGGGCAGCTTGCCGACAATTACACTGCCGCGGCGGGCGCCGAGTTTTTCGAGGCGATCTGCTTCAATCTTGCCAAGAACCTGGCCGACACCCACCGCGCCGCCCCGCCGCTGCCGAAGCTCAGTATTTTGTGA
- a CDS encoding DUF1349 domain-containing protein, which yields MLAADVAHAVNQRQLKAEAMMSHSRRVVCAALLACSLATCVNAREENVQTIKGWGTVTDLLGDCSVKADGQKLLVRVPGGTHDLNKDVGGLSAPRILQSVEGDFVIEVKVTSDFEPGHESAAPQTRPFNSAGLLVWQDEKNYIRLERNRWWAAEANDYACYPPLIEHFRDGVFQESNPRPTWASFFAGKATWLRLERKGEVVTASYSQDSEKWTQAKQLKTDLPKQLQVGVMVVNTSTKELVVEFDRLKISNRSKIAAERAEGERRAKLEAEAK from the coding sequence ATGCTCGCAGCCGACGTTGCGCATGCGGTCAACCAACGGCAATTGAAAGCGGAGGCGATGATGAGCCATTCACGGAGGGTTGTATGCGCGGCTTTGTTGGCTTGTTCGCTGGCCACGTGCGTGAATGCCCGGGAGGAGAATGTCCAGACCATTAAAGGTTGGGGGACGGTCACCGATTTGCTGGGCGATTGCAGCGTCAAGGCGGACGGTCAAAAACTGCTGGTTCGCGTGCCCGGTGGCACGCACGACTTGAACAAGGATGTTGGTGGCCTGAGCGCCCCGCGGATCCTGCAATCGGTCGAAGGCGACTTTGTGATCGAAGTGAAGGTGACGAGCGATTTCGAGCCCGGTCACGAATCGGCCGCGCCTCAGACTCGTCCCTTCAACAGCGCCGGCCTGTTAGTCTGGCAGGATGAAAAAAACTATATCCGCCTCGAGCGCAACAGATGGTGGGCGGCAGAGGCAAACGACTACGCCTGTTACCCGCCGCTCATTGAACACTTTCGCGACGGCGTCTTTCAGGAATCGAACCCGCGGCCGACGTGGGCGTCGTTCTTTGCCGGAAAGGCGACCTGGCTGCGGCTCGAGCGGAAAGGCGAAGTAGTCACCGCGTCCTACAGCCAAGATAGCGAGAAATGGACCCAAGCGAAACAACTCAAGACCGACCTTCCGAAGCAACTGCAAGTCGGCGTCATGGTCGTCAACACATCCACCAAAGAACTGGTCGTGGAGTTCGACCGGCTGAAGATCAGCAATCGATCGAAGATCGCGGCGGAGCGGGCGGAAGGGGAACGGCGGGCCAAGCTCGAGGCAGAGGCGAAGTAG
- a CDS encoding Dabb family protein — MLNARTNKTWLGLAVAAACIAGIGIAASVQRSTAYAANAEGTNTMLAHNVYFSLKEPNETNRRKLVAACDKYLSDHPGTVFYAAGTVSDLNRSVNDRDWDVGLHVVFKDRASHDAYQDAPQHLKFIDENKDTWAKVRVFDTDLSGAKK, encoded by the coding sequence ATGTTGAACGCTCGCACGAACAAAACCTGGTTGGGCCTGGCCGTCGCCGCCGCTTGCATCGCAGGCATCGGTATCGCCGCCAGTGTCCAACGGTCGACCGCTTATGCCGCTAACGCCGAAGGAACCAACACCATGCTCGCTCACAACGTCTATTTCTCGCTCAAGGAACCAAACGAAACGAACCGCCGCAAGCTGGTCGCGGCCTGCGACAAGTACCTTTCGGACCATCCGGGCACGGTGTTCTATGCCGCCGGCACCGTCTCGGACCTGAACCGGTCGGTGAACGACCGCGATTGGGACGTCGGCCTGCACGTCGTTTTCAAAGACCGCGCCAGCCACGACGCTTATCAGGACGCCCCCCAGCACCTCAAATTCATCGACGAAAACAAAGACACGTGGGCCAAGGTGCGCGTCTTCGACACCGACCTAAGCGGAGCCAAGAAGTGA
- the rpsR gene encoding 30S ribosomal protein S18 has translation MSYGDFNRQRPTSNKKRSKVTPRQKKKDPIFVDGARPRPMYVDYKDLELLTKLTSRQGKLLSRRKSGCTAASQHAVAKAIKRARFMALLPYVAD, from the coding sequence ATGAGCTACGGCGATTTCAACCGTCAGCGACCTACCAGCAATAAGAAGCGCTCCAAGGTCACTCCGCGTCAAAAAAAGAAGGACCCGATTTTTGTCGACGGCGCTCGTCCTCGGCCGATGTACGTCGATTACAAGGACCTGGAGTTGCTGACCAAGCTCACCAGTCGGCAAGGCAAACTGCTGAGCCGCCGCAAGAGCGGCTGCACGGCCGCCAGCCAGCACGCCGTGGCCAAGGCCATCAAGCGGGCCCGTTTCATGGCCTTGCTGCCCTACGTCGCCGATTAA
- a CDS encoding Uma2 family endonuclease: MSTIARFSLQEYDRLIASGVFDFPQRRHVELIRGELREMTPPGPSHEDAVDFLTKWSVLSTAGEKVRIRVQNSIGIAPLASAPEPDIAWVREKKGYKKARPAKGDVLLLIEVSDSSLDDDRGTKAKLYATAGIKDYWIVNLQDHCVEVRRDPWRGRYRALQTFTAGEEVRPLVLPKIALSVSELFSS, from the coding sequence ATGAGTACCATCGCTCGCTTTTCGCTTCAGGAATACGATCGACTGATCGCCAGCGGCGTGTTCGACTTTCCCCAGCGGCGGCACGTCGAGCTCATTCGCGGAGAACTGCGAGAAATGACACCGCCCGGACCATCACACGAAGACGCCGTCGATTTCCTCACCAAATGGAGCGTACTTTCGACGGCCGGCGAGAAGGTCCGCATCCGGGTGCAAAACTCGATCGGCATCGCGCCGTTGGCCAGCGCGCCGGAACCCGACATCGCGTGGGTGCGGGAGAAGAAGGGCTATAAAAAAGCCCGTCCGGCCAAGGGCGATGTGCTGTTGCTGATCGAGGTCTCGGACAGCAGTCTCGACGACGACCGTGGCACGAAGGCAAAACTCTACGCGACCGCCGGGATCAAAGATTACTGGATCGTCAATCTACAGGACCATTGCGTCGAAGTTCGCCGCGATCCGTGGCGAGGCCGCTACCGCGCCCTGCAGACCTTCACAGCGGGCGAAGAGGTTCGTCCGCTGGTGCTGCCCAAGATTGCGCTTTCCGTCTCCGAGTTGTTCAGTTCGTGA
- a CDS encoding sugar phosphate isomerase/epimerase family protein gives MTTTIHRRQFLRRASALSAAGLGAYSLAESTAHALDATTPLYKISLAEWSLHRTLRSGQLDNLDFAKTAKNDYGIEAIEYVNQFFKDKAKDKEYLTELKLRAADIGVKTLLIMIDEEGHLGDADEAKRKQAVENHYPWVEAAKFLGCHSIRVNAASSGNYEEQLDRAADGLRRLTEFAGPHGINVIVENHGGLSSNGQWLSSVIQKVGMQRCGTLPDFGNFMLGEGKEYDRYQGVTELMPFAKAVSAKSGDFDAEGNETHTDYRRMMKIVVAAGYHGYLGIEYEGGKLSEPEGIRATKKLLEKVRDELST, from the coding sequence ATGACAACCACCATCCACCGCCGCCAGTTTCTTCGCAGGGCTTCGGCCCTTTCCGCCGCCGGGCTGGGCGCCTACTCGTTGGCGGAAAGCACGGCCCACGCGCTCGACGCCACCACTCCGCTCTACAAGATTTCGCTGGCCGAGTGGTCGTTGCACCGCACGCTGCGATCGGGCCAGCTCGACAATCTCGATTTCGCCAAGACCGCCAAGAACGATTACGGCATCGAGGCCATCGAATACGTCAACCAGTTCTTCAAAGACAAGGCCAAAGACAAGGAGTATCTGACCGAGCTGAAACTCCGGGCGGCCGATATCGGCGTCAAGACGCTGCTGATCATGATCGACGAGGAAGGCCATTTGGGCGACGCCGACGAGGCCAAGCGGAAGCAGGCGGTCGAGAACCATTATCCTTGGGTCGAGGCGGCCAAGTTTCTCGGCTGCCATTCGATTCGCGTCAATGCCGCCAGCAGCGGCAACTACGAAGAGCAGCTCGACCGCGCGGCCGACGGTCTGCGGCGGTTGACCGAATTCGCCGGGCCGCACGGCATCAACGTGATCGTCGAAAACCACGGGGGGCTGTCGTCGAACGGCCAATGGCTCAGTTCGGTCATCCAGAAGGTCGGCATGCAGCGGTGTGGCACGTTGCCCGACTTCGGCAACTTCATGCTGGGCGAAGGCAAAGAATACGACCGCTATCAGGGCGTGACGGAGTTGATGCCGTTCGCCAAGGCGGTCAGCGCCAAGTCGGGCGATTTCGACGCCGAAGGCAACGAAACGCATACCGACTACCGCCGGATGATGAAGATCGTGGTCGCGGCCGGCTATCACGGTTACCTGGGCATCGAATATGAAGGCGGCAAGCTGAGCGAGCCGGAAGGGATTCGGGCCACGAAGAAATTGCTGGAAAAGGTCCGCGACGAGCTGAGCACGTAG
- a CDS encoding lipoate--protein ligase family protein has translation MRRIDLTLPLAEENLALDEALLDEAEAAGVPCECLRLWEPSSPMVVVGRSSRVAVEVRQERCRALGIPVLRRSSGGGAIVTGPGCLMYAVVLSLQSRPALRAIDSAHRFVLESMAAALRRQGLAVEHSGTSDLTLDNRKFSGNSLRVRREHLLYHGTLLYDFDVDLIGACLGSPPRQPEYRAGREHPSFVTNLPLTAAVLRRLVAGAWGVDEAETDWPRERVAELVAAKYSRREWNSRY, from the coding sequence ATGCGACGAATTGATCTAACGCTGCCGCTGGCCGAAGAGAACCTGGCGCTCGACGAAGCGCTGCTCGACGAGGCGGAGGCCGCCGGCGTGCCGTGCGAGTGTTTGCGGCTGTGGGAACCGTCGTCGCCGATGGTCGTGGTCGGCCGCTCGTCGCGGGTGGCCGTGGAGGTCCGCCAAGAACGGTGCCGCGCGCTGGGCATTCCCGTTTTGCGCCGCTCCAGTGGAGGCGGGGCCATCGTCACGGGCCCCGGCTGCCTGATGTATGCCGTGGTGCTCAGCCTGCAATCGCGGCCGGCGCTGCGGGCCATCGACTCGGCCCACCGGTTCGTGCTGGAGTCGATGGCCGCGGCGCTGCGACGGCAAGGGCTGGCCGTCGAGCATTCCGGCACGAGCGACCTGACGCTCGACAACCGCAAGTTTTCGGGCAACAGCCTGCGAGTGCGCCGCGAGCACCTGCTGTATCACGGAACGTTGCTCTACGACTTCGACGTGGACCTGATCGGCGCGTGCCTCGGCTCCCCTCCGCGCCAGCCCGAATACCGGGCCGGGCGAGAGCATCCGTCGTTCGTCACGAATCTGCCCCTCACTGCCGCCGTACTGCGACGCCTGGTTGCGGGCGCCTGGGGAGTTGACGAGGCCGAAACCGATTGGCCCCGAGAGCGCGTCGCCGAATTGGTGGCAGCGAAGTATTCTCGCCGCGAATGGAACTCTCGCTACTGA
- a CDS encoding putative toxin-antitoxin system toxin component, PIN family, with protein sequence MRATCDTNILARAAVRPAGPARAVFVELLSDEHELILSEHIVTELVRVLQYERVRAQARLTDAEIDSFVNDLRELAVLVTLPDSVPAVASDPDDNMVVATAVTGGADVICTRDRHIRHPVVQAYCATFGIRVLTEVELLNELRGGQASK encoded by the coding sequence ATGCGGGCCACCTGCGACACAAACATTTTGGCGCGTGCGGCAGTACGTCCGGCAGGGCCTGCGCGGGCCGTATTCGTCGAGCTCCTTTCTGACGAGCATGAACTTATCCTTTCGGAGCACATTGTGACGGAACTGGTTCGCGTCTTGCAATACGAACGCGTCCGGGCCCAGGCGCGACTGACGGACGCCGAGATCGACTCCTTTGTCAACGATCTTCGCGAACTGGCGGTACTTGTGACCCTGCCCGATTCCGTACCCGCCGTCGCGAGCGACCCGGACGACAATATGGTCGTCGCCACTGCCGTCACCGGCGGCGCCGACGTAATCTGCACTCGCGACCGGCACATACGGCATCCGGTCGTGCAGGCGTATTGTGCCACGTTTGGTATTCGTGTGCTTACCGAAGTTGAGTTGTTGAACGAACTGCGGGGCGGTCAGGCAAGCAAGTGA